From Williamwhitmania sp., the proteins below share one genomic window:
- a CDS encoding thymidine kinase — protein MFLENSITEGAKRGWIEVICGSMFSGKTEELIRRLKRAKFANQRVEIFKPQIDTRYSEAEVVSHDANSILSTPVTSSRNISLMVSEVDVVGIDEAQFFDAGLVEVCNQLADQGIRVIVAGLDMDFRGMPFGPMPAIIATAEYVTKVHAICMQCGNLAQFSHRKTMADKLVVLGEKDIYEPLCRSCFIKATAKQK, from the coding sequence ATGTTTTTAGAAAATTCAATTACTGAAGGAGCGAAGAGGGGTTGGATCGAAGTTATCTGTGGCTCAATGTTTAGTGGGAAAACAGAGGAACTAATTCGAAGACTTAAGCGAGCAAAGTTTGCAAATCAACGGGTTGAAATATTTAAGCCCCAGATAGATACGCGCTATTCGGAGGCGGAGGTGGTGTCGCACGATGCTAACTCGATTCTTTCCACTCCGGTAACCTCATCGCGTAATATTTCGCTCATGGTTTCAGAGGTTGATGTTGTGGGAATCGACGAAGCGCAGTTTTTTGATGCTGGGCTGGTTGAGGTTTGCAATCAGCTGGCAGACCAAGGCATTCGCGTTATTGTGGCTGGGCTTGACATGGACTTTAGAGGAATGCCCTTTGGCCCAATGCCAGCAATTATTGCAACGGCAGAGTATGTTACAAAAGTTCATGCCATCTGTATGCAGTGTGGTAATTTGGCTCAGTTTTCTCATAGGAAAACAATGGCCGACAAGCTCGTTGTACTTGGTGAAAAGGATATATACGAACCATTATGTAGGAGCTGTTTTATTAAGGCCACCGCAAAACAAAAATAG
- the dnaB gene encoding replicative DNA helicase, with translation MAVKGNNRKPRLSGEGEAKMMAFEMGKVPPQAIDLEEAVLGAIMLERDAVITVMDVLKPESFYKDAHQKIFQAVADLSTRLEPIDLYTVTEELRKKGDLDEVGGPVYIAQLTSKIGSAAHIDFHAKIIAQKFIQRELIRISSEIQKRSFDDGPDVSDLLDFAEMELFRLAEGNIKREAAQINIVVKEALRQLEEASKREDGLSGVPAGFSELDRMTNGWQNSDLVIIAARPSMGKTAFVLSMTRNMAVNHKRGVAFFSLEMASVQLVNRLIVAESGISSEKIRSGRLDPHEWTQLEVKIRDLVEAPIFIDDTPSLSIYDFRAKCRRLKAQHDIGIVIIDYLQLMTGPAETKGNREQEVSTISRSLKAIAKELNIPIIALSQLNRSVETRTGSKRPQLSDLRESGAIEQDADMVLFIHRPEYYGFTEDENGNSLIGLAEIIVAKHRNGAVGDVQLRFLKEQARFTDIENFNLTPYSAALDAGTVTPAPANSGKALTFGSKMNDDHSAFGGEFNLGTNTGFDNETPF, from the coding sequence ATGGCAGTAAAAGGAAACAACAGAAAACCAAGGTTAAGCGGCGAAGGTGAAGCTAAAATGATGGCCTTCGAAATGGGAAAAGTTCCACCTCAGGCGATTGATCTGGAGGAGGCGGTGCTTGGAGCAATCATGCTCGAACGCGATGCGGTTATTACCGTAATGGATGTTCTAAAGCCAGAAAGCTTTTACAAAGACGCTCACCAAAAGATTTTTCAGGCGGTGGCAGACTTGTCAACAAGGCTTGAGCCCATTGACCTTTACACAGTAACTGAGGAACTTCGTAAGAAAGGAGACCTTGATGAGGTTGGTGGTCCGGTGTATATAGCCCAACTTACCTCAAAGATTGGCTCTGCGGCCCACATCGATTTTCATGCAAAAATTATTGCCCAGAAATTTATTCAGCGGGAGTTAATACGAATCTCCTCCGAGATTCAAAAGCGATCATTTGATGATGGACCGGACGTAAGTGATTTGCTCGATTTTGCCGAGATGGAGCTTTTTAGGCTCGCCGAGGGAAATATTAAACGTGAGGCAGCCCAGATAAATATTGTGGTAAAGGAAGCACTTCGTCAGCTTGAGGAGGCCTCCAAACGGGAAGATGGACTTAGTGGTGTTCCGGCAGGCTTTTCCGAGCTTGACCGAATGACCAATGGATGGCAAAATTCAGACTTGGTAATTATTGCCGCTCGTCCATCCATGGGTAAAACCGCCTTTGTGCTCAGCATGACTCGCAATATGGCGGTTAATCATAAGCGAGGCGTGGCTTTCTTCTCTCTCGAAATGGCTTCGGTTCAGCTGGTCAACCGTTTAATTGTTGCCGAATCGGGCATCTCTTCTGAAAAAATCCGGTCTGGTAGGTTAGATCCACATGAATGGACACAGCTAGAGGTCAAGATTCGAGACTTAGTGGAGGCTCCAATTTTCATCGACGATACTCCATCACTCTCCATCTACGATTTCCGGGCTAAATGTAGAAGGCTCAAGGCACAACACGATATTGGCATTGTGATAATTGATTACCTGCAGCTGATGACCGGCCCTGCGGAGACCAAGGGAAACAGGGAGCAAGAAGTTTCTACTATCTCACGCTCACTTAAGGCTATTGCCAAGGAGTTAAACATTCCTATTATTGCCCTGTCGCAGCTGAACCGTTCCGTGGAAACGCGTACAGGATCTAAAAGGCCTCAGCTGTCCGACCTCCGCGAATCGGGAGCCATTGAGCAGGATGCCGACATGGTGCTGTTTATTCACCGCCCAGAGTACTACGGATTTACCGAGGATGAAAACGGTAATTCACTCATTGGACTTGCCGAAATTATTGTTGCTAAACATCGTAATGGTGCTGTGGGCGATGTTCAGCTGCGCTTCCTCAAGGAGCAGGCCCGTTTTACGGATATTGAAAATTTTAACCTGACACCGTACTCCGCTGCACTTGATGCCGGAACGGTTACTCCTGCACCGGCAAATTCCGGCAAGGCACTTACCTTTGGGTCAAAAATGAATGACGACCATTCTGCATTTGGAGGTGAGTTTAACTTGGGCACCAACACTGGGTTCGATAATGAAACACCCTTTTAA
- a CDS encoding YjjG family noncanonical pyrimidine nucleotidase gives MITKFINRLNIKHIFFDLDRTLWDFETNSNQTLTEVFNLQIASQTDVSAEEFTRIYHKHNNRLWSEYRKGAIKKEVLRWKRFHLTLNEIGIKNETLAQQVDDEYIFQSPLKTNLLPFTLDTLQYLKKRYSLHIITNGFSEVQFVKINRSGLEPFFSHVVTSEEAGFQKPAPQVFNYALAKAGATVKQSIMVGDDLETDILGARSIGMKQVFFNPTKLEHNQPTTWEIAELRELVKLF, from the coding sequence GTGATCACAAAGTTCATAAACAGACTGAATATCAAGCATATATTTTTTGATCTTGATAGAACGCTTTGGGATTTTGAAACAAATTCGAACCAAACGTTGACAGAGGTATTCAACCTGCAAATTGCTTCTCAAACCGATGTTTCAGCTGAAGAGTTTACCCGAATTTACCACAAGCACAACAACCGGTTGTGGAGCGAATACCGGAAGGGCGCAATCAAAAAAGAGGTTCTACGCTGGAAACGCTTTCATCTTACTCTAAACGAGATAGGTATCAAAAATGAGACTCTGGCTCAACAGGTTGATGATGAATATATTTTCCAAAGTCCGTTAAAAACCAACCTTCTCCCTTTCACGTTAGATACCCTTCAATACCTCAAAAAACGATATTCTCTGCACATTATCACCAATGGCTTTTCGGAGGTTCAGTTTGTGAAGATAAACCGTTCCGGTCTAGAACCCTTCTTTTCGCATGTGGTCACATCCGAAGAAGCAGGCTTTCAAAAGCCAGCTCCACAGGTGTTCAACTATGCGTTAGCAAAAGCTGGGGCCACGGTAAAGCAGAGCATCATGGTAGGTGACGACCTCGAAACCGATATTCTCGGTGCTCGAAGCATTGGTATGAAGCAAGTCTTTTTCAACCCCACCAAACTTGAACACAACCAACCTACAACGTGGGAGATTGCTGAACTGCGCGAGCTTGTCAAGTTGTTTTAA
- a CDS encoding DEAD/DEAH box helicase, with protein sequence MAEKFSDFGFINEVQVALDSIGFEQPTPIQQQAIPVIQQGHDLIACAQTGTGKTLAFVLPILDKLSRRPGGSKGVNTLILVPTRELAVQIDMQLEGFSYFCPVSSLAVYGGGDGSVWEQQRSGLSGGADLVVATPGRILAHMAFSYVDFSNLEYLILDEADRMLDMGFHDDIMAVVKQLPVKRQTLLFSATMPDKIRKLAKKILQKPEEINISVSKPSENVLQACYMVEDSRKPALVKRLLADKKEIKSVIIFCSTKSKVRLLDRELRSLGLSAKAIHSDLEQNEREEVLRQFRSRNFQLMVATDIISRGIDIDQIDLVVNYDVPHDAEDYVHRIGRTARAEADGVAITLVTKAELRNFKKIESFLGQSIFQIPLPTDL encoded by the coding sequence ATGGCAGAAAAATTTTCCGATTTTGGCTTTATTAATGAAGTTCAGGTAGCGCTGGACTCCATAGGATTTGAGCAGCCAACACCCATTCAGCAGCAGGCAATACCTGTGATTCAACAAGGTCATGATTTGATTGCCTGTGCACAAACTGGTACCGGAAAAACTTTAGCTTTTGTTCTTCCCATACTCGACAAGCTATCGCGCAGACCTGGTGGTTCCAAGGGCGTTAATACACTTATTTTAGTTCCAACAAGGGAATTAGCTGTTCAGATCGACATGCAGCTGGAGGGCTTTAGCTACTTCTGCCCAGTTTCATCGCTAGCTGTTTATGGCGGCGGTGATGGTTCTGTTTGGGAGCAGCAGCGCAGTGGCCTTAGCGGTGGTGCCGATCTTGTTGTGGCAACTCCGGGGCGTATCCTAGCCCATATGGCGTTTTCGTATGTTGACTTCTCTAACTTGGAATATCTCATTTTGGACGAGGCCGATAGAATGCTTGACATGGGCTTTCACGATGATATAATGGCCGTGGTGAAGCAGCTGCCAGTGAAAAGGCAAACACTCCTTTTTTCTGCTACCATGCCCGATAAAATTCGTAAGCTGGCAAAGAAGATTCTCCAGAAACCGGAAGAGATTAATATCTCGGTTTCTAAGCCCTCTGAGAATGTGCTTCAGGCATGCTACATGGTGGAGGATTCTCGTAAACCAGCCTTAGTTAAGCGACTGCTAGCCGATAAAAAGGAGATAAAAAGTGTGATTATCTTTTGCTCCACCAAGAGCAAGGTTCGGCTGTTGGACAGGGAGCTGCGCTCGCTTGGGTTAAGCGCAAAGGCTATTCACTCCGATTTGGAACAAAATGAGAGGGAGGAAGTGCTTCGTCAGTTTAGGAGCCGTAATTTCCAGCTGATGGTGGCTACCGATATCATTTCTCGCGGCATCGATATTGATCAAATTGACCTTGTGGTTAACTATGATGTTCCACACGATGCAGAGGACTATGTTCACCGTATTGGAAGAACTGCCAGGGCCGAGGCTGATGGTGTTGCCATTACGCTGGTGACAAAGGCGGAGCTGAGAAACTTTAAAAAGATAGAATCATTTCTGGGGCAAAGTATTTTCCAAATACCGCTGCCAACTGATTTGTAA
- the rsmI gene encoding 16S rRNA (cytidine(1402)-2'-O)-methyltransferase translates to MSKLILIPTPIGNLEDITLRALRILKEASLVLAEDTRTSGHLLKHFGIEAKMHSHHKFNEHKTAEYVASRIAAGETVALISDAGTPGISDPGFLLVRTCLEQGIEVECLPGATAFVPALVNSGLPCDRFTFEGFLPQKKGRNKRMESLIDEERTMVFYESPFRLVKSLTQLAEFFGSNRKASVSRELTKIHEETVRGTLSELAEHFQKKAPKGEIVMVVAGKPKREEAVDDSEGEEESD, encoded by the coding sequence ATGTCGAAACTTATACTAATTCCAACTCCCATTGGGAATTTGGAGGATATCACCCTAAGAGCACTGCGTATTCTTAAAGAGGCAAGTCTCGTGCTGGCCGAGGATACGAGAACCTCCGGCCATTTGCTGAAGCATTTTGGCATTGAGGCCAAGATGCACTCGCACCACAAGTTTAACGAGCACAAAACTGCTGAGTATGTTGCCTCAAGAATAGCCGCGGGTGAAACCGTTGCCCTTATTTCCGATGCCGGAACACCAGGCATTTCAGATCCAGGCTTTTTGCTCGTTCGCACCTGTTTGGAGCAGGGAATAGAGGTTGAATGCCTTCCAGGTGCCACCGCCTTTGTCCCAGCACTTGTAAACTCCGGATTGCCATGTGATAGATTTACGTTCGAAGGCTTCCTTCCACAAAAAAAAGGGCGCAACAAGCGAATGGAGAGCCTTATTGACGAAGAGCGAACGATGGTCTTTTATGAATCGCCCTTTCGCTTGGTAAAAAGTCTCACCCAGCTAGCAGAGTTTTTTGGTAGTAATCGAAAAGCATCGGTTTCAAGGGAACTAACCAAGATTCATGAAGAAACTGTAAGAGGCACCCTTTCCGAACTTGCCGAGCACTTTCAAAAGAAAGCACCAAAGGGAGAAATTGTAATGGTGGTTGCTGGTAAGCCTAAACGTGAGGAGGCTGTAGATGATAGCGAGGGAGAGGAAGAAAGCGATTAA